From one Thalassoroseus pseudoceratinae genomic stretch:
- a CDS encoding peptidylprolyl isomerase produces MSRWTWFGVGLLGMIFGCSGEPEPQPEPAAPVAAGDGFRVKFETTKGDFVIKVRPEWAPRGAERFRELVENGFYDGVKFFRVIPDFMVQFGMSGDPEVSKKWAENTIPDDPVKTSNQRGTVTFAKTGMPNSRTTQIFINYVDNSRLDADGFAPFGVVVEGMDVVDSLNSQYGGAPSSFQPQIQAEGNEFLDQRFPGLDEVKKATIISEETVPPKTEEAKDTEAESNDKAETDSKTEEAPEEKSPEETE; encoded by the coding sequence ATGTCTAGATGGACTTGGTTTGGCGTCGGTTTGCTGGGAATGATTTTCGGCTGTTCGGGGGAACCGGAACCGCAACCCGAACCGGCTGCACCCGTGGCGGCCGGCGACGGATTTCGTGTGAAATTCGAGACGACCAAAGGCGATTTTGTGATCAAGGTCCGTCCGGAATGGGCTCCACGAGGAGCGGAACGCTTTCGGGAATTGGTCGAAAACGGTTTCTATGACGGCGTGAAGTTCTTCCGCGTGATTCCCGATTTCATGGTGCAGTTCGGCATGAGCGGTGATCCGGAAGTCAGCAAGAAATGGGCGGAGAACACGATTCCTGATGATCCCGTCAAAACGTCGAATCAACGCGGCACGGTGACGTTCGCCAAAACCGGAATGCCGAACAGTCGCACCACGCAAATTTTCATCAATTACGTGGACAACAGCCGACTCGACGCCGACGGATTTGCACCGTTCGGTGTGGTTGTGGAAGGTATGGATGTCGTCGATTCGCTGAACAGCCAGTATGGTGGGGCACCGTCGAGCTTCCAACCGCAGATTCAAGCCGAAGGCAACGAATTCCTCGACCAACGTTTCCCCGGTTTGGATGAAGTCAAGAAAGCGACCATCATCTCCGAAGAAACGGTGCCACCGAAAACCGAAGAAGCCAAGGACACCGAAGCCGAGTCGAACGACAAAGCCGAAACGGACTCGAAAACCGAGGAGGCTCCCGAGGAGAAATCCCCGGAAGAGACGGAATAA
- a CDS encoding sigma-54 interaction domain-containing protein encodes MPATEPSQSPPWPLIDGLIGSSPQMVEICRLTRQVAGTSATVLLTGETGTGKELIARAVHELSERATGPFIRVNCGALSESLLESELFGHVKGAFTSANENRTGRFEAAHGGTIFLDEINSMSYKLQVKLLRVLQEHEFERVGDTKTIKVDCRIVAATNRDLVDEIEAGRFREDLYYRLNVIPIDIPPLRERPDDIPDLVRFFAQKYAEGNQRPNPELPPESTRLLQTYTWPGNVRELQNYVERAIVLSTEPVLTPELFPAHVRGLAPVRVARSRTKDLDGLCRELVTMGMASGEGDNGDLHRQVVSLVEKELIAQVLHNSQGVQTKAASRLGINRNTLHKKIDEYNLGSDERS; translated from the coding sequence ATGCCTGCGACCGAACCATCTCAATCACCGCCTTGGCCCTTGATCGACGGGTTAATCGGCTCCAGTCCGCAAATGGTCGAAATCTGTCGTCTGACGCGACAGGTGGCGGGCACTTCTGCGACGGTCCTACTCACTGGTGAAACCGGAACCGGAAAGGAACTGATCGCTCGCGCGGTTCACGAACTCAGCGAACGGGCTACCGGTCCGTTCATTCGCGTGAACTGTGGTGCACTCAGCGAGAGTTTGCTGGAAAGCGAACTGTTCGGGCACGTCAAAGGTGCGTTCACCAGTGCGAACGAAAACCGAACCGGCCGATTTGAAGCGGCTCACGGGGGAACGATTTTCCTCGATGAGATCAACTCGATGAGTTACAAGCTTCAGGTGAAATTGCTGCGAGTCCTGCAAGAACACGAATTTGAACGTGTCGGCGATACCAAAACAATCAAAGTCGACTGCCGAATTGTGGCGGCGACCAACCGCGATCTGGTGGACGAAATCGAAGCCGGTCGGTTCCGCGAGGACTTGTACTACCGACTCAACGTCATTCCCATCGACATTCCTCCGTTGAGAGAACGACCGGACGACATCCCCGATTTGGTTCGGTTTTTTGCTCAAAAATACGCCGAAGGCAATCAAAGACCAAACCCGGAACTCCCACCGGAATCGACGCGGCTGTTGCAAACCTACACGTGGCCGGGGAACGTGCGGGAACTGCAAAACTACGTGGAACGGGCGATTGTGTTATCCACCGAACCGGTTCTCACACCCGAATTGTTCCCAGCTCATGTGCGAGGATTGGCACCGGTGCGGGTTGCTCGCAGTCGCACAAAAGACTTGGACGGCCTCTGCCGCGAACTGGTCACTATGGGGATGGCCAGCGGCGAAGGCGACAACGGTGATCTCCACCGCCAAGTTGTCTCATTGGTCGAAAAGGAACTCATCGCCCAAGTTCTGCACAACAGCCAAGGTGTGCAAACGAAGGCGGCGTCTCGATTGGGCATCAACCGGAACACGTTGCACAAGAAAATCGACGAGTACAATCTCGGTTCCGACGAACGCTCATGA
- the nadC gene encoding carboxylating nicotinate-nucleotide diphosphorylase, with the protein MTNQPLSPIFVTAERDAAMPLIDLALREDLHDAGDLTCRALIEENETAEVQVTARQGGVLSGGPVAELVFGTLDKRVTWKSSLPDGSPVSPGQAVAIVSGPLRSLLSGERTALNFMTHFSGIATLTNRFVEAVQGTRARILDTRKTHPGYRVLEKYAVRCGGGHNHRIGLFDGCLIKDNHLAAWSAHHPGSTIADAIRQSRERLGPNVPLEVEVDTLEQLADALNGDPDIVLLDNMAPPELLRAVAMRDNAGSQTLLEASGGVTLETVRPIAETGVERISIGGLTHSAVALDLAFDWIS; encoded by the coding sequence GTGACCAACCAACCGCTCTCGCCGATATTTGTCACCGCCGAACGGGACGCGGCCATGCCGTTGATCGATTTGGCGTTGCGGGAAGATTTGCACGACGCTGGCGACCTGACGTGTCGGGCGTTGATCGAGGAGAACGAAACCGCCGAGGTCCAGGTGACGGCTCGGCAGGGTGGGGTTCTCTCCGGCGGACCGGTCGCGGAACTGGTGTTCGGAACGCTTGACAAGCGTGTGACCTGGAAATCCTCATTGCCGGACGGTAGCCCTGTTTCGCCGGGGCAAGCCGTGGCCATTGTGTCAGGGCCGCTGAGGTCGTTGTTGTCCGGGGAGCGAACCGCGTTGAACTTCATGACGCACTTCAGTGGCATCGCGACGCTGACGAATCGGTTTGTCGAGGCGGTGCAGGGTACACGGGCCAGAATTCTCGATACCCGCAAAACGCACCCCGGTTATCGGGTGCTCGAAAAATACGCAGTCCGTTGCGGAGGCGGGCACAATCACCGGATCGGCTTGTTCGACGGTTGCTTGATCAAGGATAATCATCTGGCAGCGTGGTCCGCACATCATCCGGGAAGCACCATTGCTGATGCCATTCGCCAATCCCGTGAGCGGTTGGGACCCAATGTGCCGCTTGAAGTCGAAGTCGACACACTCGAGCAATTGGCAGACGCGTTGAATGGTGATCCGGATATTGTGTTGCTCGACAACATGGCACCGCCGGAACTGCTGCGGGCAGTGGCCATGCGAGACAACGCCGGTTCGCAGACGTTGTTGGAAGCGTCCGGTGGCGTCACGTTGGAAACCGTTCGCCCCATCGCCGAAACCGGTGTGGAGCGAATCAGCATTGGCGGTCTGACGCACTCGGCAGTTGCACTCGATTTGGCGTTCGATTGGATCTCATGA